A window of the Dyadobacter pollutisoli genome harbors these coding sequences:
- a CDS encoding alkaline phosphatase family protein encodes MLRLFLLLSIAFFTISPTIGQIPSSENLIVIVLDGMRWQEVFAGADSTLIDNPSFTRNKKRVRSRFWDEDPKIRREKLFPFFWKTIAHSGQLYGNRWLQSNVNVHNPYQLTYPGFSEMLTGYVNPEITSNQLVINKSNNVLEMINREKGFEGKVALFATSDLFPFLMDKKNSKVYVNADSDSLLPDSPESRLLNEMQRLTAKPTTERPDLLTYFAAREYVKNYKPRVLYLALGETDAFAHNGNYDQYLETALAEDNMIKSFWTMVQSIPQYKDKTTLLITCDHGRGDMVKQQWTSHGPDITGSGEIWIAAMGPLTKGYGEMKGHPGIHQEQLAATMAAVLGLSYKPVTHVAASPIKLIYSSK; translated from the coding sequence ATGCTCCGCTTATTTCTCTTACTTTCAATTGCCTTTTTCACTATTTCGCCCACAATAGGTCAGATACCATCCTCGGAAAATCTAATCGTGATTGTTCTGGATGGCATGCGCTGGCAGGAAGTGTTTGCCGGGGCCGACTCCACCTTAATAGATAACCCCTCATTCACCAGAAATAAGAAGCGGGTACGAAGCCGGTTTTGGGACGAAGATCCTAAAATCAGAAGGGAAAAGTTATTTCCATTCTTTTGGAAGACCATTGCACATTCGGGCCAGTTGTACGGCAACCGGTGGCTGCAAAGCAATGTGAATGTACACAATCCTTATCAGCTCACCTACCCTGGTTTTAGTGAAATGCTGACGGGATATGTGAACCCGGAAATTACCTCCAACCAACTCGTTATCAATAAATCAAACAATGTCCTGGAGATGATCAACAGGGAAAAGGGCTTTGAGGGCAAAGTGGCGCTTTTTGCCACTTCCGACCTGTTCCCATTTTTGATGGATAAAAAAAATAGCAAGGTGTATGTGAATGCCGACAGCGATTCTTTACTCCCTGACTCACCGGAATCCAGACTTCTCAATGAAATGCAGCGCCTAACCGCTAAGCCCACCACTGAGCGGCCCGATCTGTTAACTTATTTTGCTGCCCGTGAATATGTGAAAAACTACAAACCGCGCGTGCTTTATCTTGCACTTGGAGAAACAGACGCCTTCGCGCATAACGGTAATTACGATCAATATCTGGAAACTGCATTAGCAGAGGACAATATGATCAAGAGCTTCTGGACAATGGTTCAATCTATACCTCAATACAAAGACAAAACGACACTCCTGATTACCTGTGATCACGGTCGCGGCGATATGGTCAAGCAGCAATGGACTTCACACGGGCCCGATATCACAGGCTCCGGAGAAATCTGGATCGCCGCGATGGGCCCGTTGACGAAGGGCTATGGCGAAATGAAAGGGCATCCAGGAATTCATCAGGAACAGCTGGCAGCAACAATGGCAGCCGTATTAGGCCTTAGTTACAAACCTGTCACACATGTAGCCGCTTCACCGATCAAGCTCATTTACAGTTCCAAATAG
- a CDS encoding PVC-type heme-binding CxxCH protein, which translates to MVTSLPSRLVVICTGLLIVAFAACKPAHKARDKQDNRAKFGDNVRTTEFRTPAEEKAGFTLPEGFEITLFASEPDITKPINMEFDDRGRLWVTQSSEYPLPAAPGKGSDKITILEDTDNDGKADRFTPFNTKLNIPIGVLPVNDGAFAYSIPNLTHYKDTDGDGRSDEEKFVLGPFGHRDTHGMVSNLIRGFDGWIYACHGFTNTSNVAGSDGDTIKMTSGNTFRFRPDGSRVEQTTFGRVNPFGNAYDEMGNLYSVDCHSKPIYQLITGAEYPHFGKKVPAIGFAPEMMSYELGSTAISGLVYYTGLQFPEEYRHSFFNGDVVTCQINRNTVSYKGSTPVSKREPDFLSSDDPWFRPVDIKVGPDGALYIADFYNRIIGHYEVALNHPGRDRVSGRIWKITYKGSKPHENIPVKDWSKATIKELLIGLGHPQLNMRMKIADRLTDAWKGEAIEPVKQLMASTNLDPKIYIQGLWILKRLNALTDNTLTIALTSKDPAIQVHAMRILMEDHALSPQYRQIAKDAIASSDPNIRRVAATLLGSFPDVSDLESLITLYEKTDAEDSHLRYTALLAIRNSLRDKNVMKQVAGRNWTNRQTAILARTMLDVSSPESANFILSQLESNRLGVEGLPEYVGYASRFVSTSKLDALIPIIKAKIGKDNAVQFAAYDAIISGIAQSGGKMGPVMKEWGADLAERNLTGISEKTEAWKITVLDKTTDAGSWQIANKLAKPGQNPVPMLVGSRSGTSQIASAPFELPLSITLNVFDNDVFNSDSKTGTSRNSVRVKLASNDKVISEFRFREKKIAGNEDIIKQAVFDLKKYKGQQGYIEITDSSKTASVGIGQPALMKVQLLLADPEKITGQRVQAAQIAGKLKLKKLEPELRSLLSAKWVNSKVRSAAAEALMEIGPGDNSWALVKVLADRNEPSAFRQKIVATLGQSPSEPVYSQFEKELSGAARPLQVALASALSNDEGGISHLLNALKQDQVGADILAETSVSEKLTAKASVAQQKQLAEISSNGAAERAERLSLIQNRLNGLDLAKASTNAGKEVFVNNCSMCHQIRGNGGLVGPQLDGIGNWGQKALTEKILDPNRSISEAFRSYNIVLKNGQSLTGLFRRTEGEVIVFANPDGKEFSVAKADMKEYKASKYTLMPDQFRYTIPEKEFYSLVTYLLTVK; encoded by the coding sequence ATGGTTACGTCATTACCCAGCAGGCTGGTCGTTATCTGTACAGGATTACTCATTGTTGCATTTGCGGCATGTAAGCCAGCACATAAAGCGAGGGATAAACAAGACAACAGGGCGAAATTCGGGGACAACGTCCGCACCACGGAATTCCGTACTCCCGCTGAGGAAAAGGCGGGATTTACTTTACCCGAAGGTTTTGAGATTACATTGTTTGCTTCCGAGCCCGATATCACAAAACCGATCAACATGGAATTTGATGACCGGGGAAGATTATGGGTGACCCAATCCTCGGAATATCCTTTGCCCGCTGCGCCAGGTAAGGGGTCGGACAAGATTACTATCCTGGAAGATACGGACAACGATGGTAAGGCGGACCGTTTCACTCCTTTTAACACTAAATTGAACATCCCGATTGGCGTTCTGCCTGTTAATGATGGGGCATTTGCTTACAGCATCCCAAACCTAACACATTACAAAGACACTGATGGCGATGGCCGGTCTGATGAGGAGAAATTTGTGCTCGGTCCGTTTGGTCACCGCGATACCCATGGAATGGTAAGCAACCTGATCCGTGGGTTTGACGGCTGGATTTACGCTTGTCATGGCTTTACCAACACATCCAATGTGGCTGGTTCTGACGGCGATACAATTAAAATGACATCAGGTAATACATTCCGGTTCCGTCCCGATGGAAGCCGTGTGGAACAAACAACCTTTGGCCGGGTAAACCCATTTGGGAATGCCTACGATGAGATGGGTAATCTGTATTCGGTAGACTGTCATTCCAAACCGATCTATCAGCTGATCACAGGAGCAGAATATCCTCATTTTGGTAAAAAGGTGCCTGCTATCGGATTTGCCCCTGAAATGATGAGTTACGAACTCGGTTCGACAGCGATATCGGGCCTGGTTTATTATACGGGCCTGCAATTTCCGGAAGAATACCGTCATAGTTTTTTCAATGGAGATGTGGTAACCTGCCAGATCAACCGCAACACGGTTTCCTATAAAGGGTCAACGCCTGTTTCAAAAAGAGAACCGGATTTTCTGAGCAGCGATGACCCGTGGTTCAGGCCGGTGGATATAAAGGTCGGTCCTGACGGCGCATTGTATATAGCTGATTTTTACAACCGTATCATTGGGCACTATGAAGTGGCGCTGAATCATCCCGGACGAGACAGGGTGAGTGGAAGGATATGGAAAATTACTTATAAAGGCAGCAAGCCGCATGAAAATATCCCGGTTAAGGACTGGTCCAAGGCGACAATTAAGGAGCTCCTTATCGGACTGGGGCATCCACAGCTCAATATGCGGATGAAAATTGCCGACCGGCTGACCGACGCATGGAAAGGCGAAGCCATTGAACCTGTAAAACAATTGATGGCGAGCACCAACCTGGATCCTAAAATATACATACAAGGTTTGTGGATCTTAAAACGCCTCAATGCTCTGACCGACAATACACTTACTATCGCTCTGACGAGCAAGGATCCCGCTATTCAGGTTCATGCGATGCGGATCCTGATGGAGGATCACGCGCTGTCACCGCAGTATCGCCAGATTGCAAAAGACGCCATTGCCAGCAGTGACCCTAACATCCGGCGAGTGGCGGCTACACTATTAGGCTCGTTTCCGGACGTGTCAGATCTGGAAAGTCTGATAACTTTATACGAGAAGACTGACGCGGAAGATTCCCATTTGCGATACACCGCCTTGTTGGCTATCAGAAATTCGCTGCGCGATAAAAATGTAATGAAGCAAGTGGCAGGGAGAAACTGGACCAATAGGCAGACAGCGATTTTGGCAAGAACAATGCTGGATGTGTCATCTCCCGAATCAGCAAATTTTATTTTAAGTCAATTGGAAAGCAACCGGTTAGGTGTGGAAGGGTTGCCGGAATATGTTGGATACGCAAGCAGGTTTGTATCGACCAGCAAGCTGGATGCCTTAATCCCCATTATTAAGGCTAAAATTGGAAAGGATAACGCGGTCCAGTTTGCGGCCTACGATGCGATCATCTCCGGAATCGCCCAAAGCGGAGGCAAAATGGGTCCGGTAATGAAGGAGTGGGGTGCGGATCTGGCAGAACGCAATCTAACGGGCATCAGTGAAAAAACGGAAGCATGGAAAATCACCGTGCTTGACAAAACTACCGATGCAGGTAGCTGGCAAATTGCCAATAAACTCGCTAAGCCTGGCCAAAACCCGGTTCCAATGCTCGTTGGATCACGCAGTGGGACATCACAGATTGCATCGGCGCCCTTTGAACTGCCGCTGTCGATTACGCTTAATGTGTTTGATAATGATGTGTTTAACAGTGATTCGAAAACCGGGACGTCCAGGAATAGTGTCCGTGTGAAATTGGCGTCCAATGATAAGGTCATTTCTGAATTCAGGTTCAGGGAGAAAAAAATAGCCGGAAATGAAGACATCATTAAGCAGGCAGTTTTCGATTTGAAAAAGTACAAAGGCCAGCAGGGCTACATTGAAATAACGGATAGCTCCAAGACAGCCTCAGTCGGTATTGGGCAGCCTGCTTTGATGAAAGTACAACTGTTGTTAGCCGACCCTGAGAAAATCACCGGCCAGCGTGTCCAGGCGGCGCAGATTGCCGGCAAACTTAAGTTGAAGAAACTGGAACCCGAACTCAGGAGTTTGCTGAGCGCCAAATGGGTCAACAGCAAGGTCAGGTCTGCGGCAGCTGAGGCATTGATGGAGATTGGTCCCGGAGACAATTCGTGGGCGCTCGTCAAAGTACTTGCCGACCGCAATGAGCCATCGGCTTTCCGTCAAAAAATCGTGGCGACTTTGGGTCAATCACCGTCGGAACCGGTTTACAGCCAGTTCGAAAAAGAACTATCAGGTGCCGCGAGGCCGTTGCAGGTGGCGCTTGCGTCAGCGCTTAGTAATGATGAAGGGGGGATCAGCCACTTGTTAAATGCATTGAAACAAGACCAGGTTGGAGCCGACATACTTGCTGAAACATCAGTGAGCGAGAAACTGACGGCAAAAGCCAGCGTGGCGCAACAAAAGCAACTGGCGGAAATCAGTTCGAACGGAGCCGCTGAACGTGCGGAACGACTTAGCCTGATACAAAACCGATTAAATGGCCTCGACCTGGCAAAAGCGTCCACGAATGCCGGAAAAGAGGTTTTTGTAAATAATTGTAGCATGTGTCATCAGATTCGCGGCAATGGTGGCCTGGTCGGTCCGCAATTGGACGGTATCGGTAATTGGGGACAAAAAGCATTGACCGAGAAAATATTGGATCCCAACCGAAGCATTTCCGAGGCGTTCAGATCGTATAACATTGTCCTGAAAAATGGACAGTCGCTCACGGGCTTGTTCAGGAGGACCGAAGGAGAGGTTATCGTGTTCGCAAATCCGGATGGGAAAGAATTCTCAGTGGCAAAGGCGGACATGAAAGAATATAAGGCATCCAAATACACACTTATGCCTGACCAGTTCAGATATACGATTCCGGAAAAGGAATTCTATTCCCTGGTAACCTATCTGCTGACTGTAAAATAA
- a CDS encoding DUF3823 domain-containing protein, with the protein MRFTKIIFSFLTVAVCASCSKIDNYVAPDGGIHGVLTDNLTGENFQTEQPNGFTVKLFEKGGKGNSPIAFQGKPDGTFKNAFIFKNDYKLLVTEGAFFPLDTVNVSVDANSESNFKVTPFLAIVNPSVKAEVGKVVVKYQLKREIAADKIIERKVLVSRVPTVNNSVFDFKSQADLTAVTDAVILASDYSDTVSGLASGQTYYVRVAARTNNALKKYNYSKVFAVKIP; encoded by the coding sequence ATGAGATTCACCAAGATAATCTTCTCATTTCTAACAGTTGCTGTATGCGCTTCCTGTTCCAAAATTGATAACTATGTAGCTCCTGACGGAGGTATTCATGGTGTGCTAACAGACAATCTGACCGGTGAAAATTTTCAGACAGAACAGCCCAACGGCTTCACGGTAAAGCTTTTTGAGAAAGGAGGTAAGGGTAATTCCCCGATTGCCTTTCAAGGCAAGCCGGACGGTACTTTTAAGAATGCCTTTATTTTTAAAAATGACTATAAACTGTTGGTAACGGAAGGAGCCTTCTTTCCTCTCGATACAGTCAATGTGAGTGTCGATGCGAATTCTGAAAGCAACTTTAAGGTTACGCCCTTTTTAGCCATTGTGAATCCGTCCGTCAAGGCTGAGGTGGGCAAAGTCGTCGTAAAATATCAATTGAAAAGAGAGATAGCAGCCGATAAGATCATTGAGCGAAAGGTGTTGGTTTCACGGGTGCCGACTGTTAACAACTCAGTCTTTGATTTCAAATCGCAGGCTGACCTCACAGCGGTGACCGATGCGGTTATCCTGGCTTCGGATTATTCAGACACCGTGTCTGGGCTAGCCTCGGGACAAACCTATTACGTAAGAGTAGCTGCCAGGACAAACAATGCATTGAAAAAGTACAACTACAGCAAAGTCTTCGCGGTTAAAATCCCCTAA
- a CDS encoding RagB/SusD family nutrient uptake outer membrane protein — protein sequence MKSRFLQTLFALFLGSLLNSCNDQRLDIKPLDVLSNDQVFQSEAAINAYMASLYDAMPMEDFNFGGFANNTDEAGISMSPSNSVRGGTNSQWWGYNNVRNVNNFLANLPAAKVTESLKKSLAGEARFIRAYYYLAMVKRYGGIPVIKEVQNYTGDNVAELQVARNTEKEVYDFIASDLDEAASLLPETNVKGRVGKYAALALKSRAMLYAASSAKYGNVLLGGILGIPSAEASKYWQAAMDASKAVIASGRFVLYDKNPNKQANFEQLFLDRENPEAILSRFFSYPDKTHNYDRNVIPFGIRGPDGYSSGVGPTLELVEQYEYTDGTPGTLKTGTPENPVYYTNPTDLFKNFDPRMRATVIVPFDEWKGNVIDIQAGIYDQGKKWESGDYSALYNLSTHQPDNTNGTLHIVGLSGFGTVGSEKSASGFYVKKYMDPSLERSRVRTQGSSQPWVELRYAEVLLNYAEAAIELGLTDQAGEKINLVRARAGILPLKNESVTIDKVRHERLVELAFENHRWWDYRRWRLSDKLFNNTKPTALKPYYDVEKKAYRFERAVSISYKTFGVEVYYERIDPAELSKNPKLVQNPNY from the coding sequence ATGAAGTCTAGATTTTTACAAACCCTTTTTGCCTTGTTTTTGGGAAGTTTGCTGAACTCCTGCAATGACCAAAGGCTGGACATTAAGCCACTGGATGTGTTGTCAAACGATCAGGTTTTTCAAAGCGAGGCTGCAATCAATGCTTATATGGCCAGCTTGTATGACGCTATGCCGATGGAGGATTTTAATTTCGGCGGCTTTGCTAACAATACAGATGAAGCAGGGATCAGTATGTCGCCTTCCAACAGTGTGAGGGGCGGAACCAATTCACAATGGTGGGGCTATAACAATGTCCGGAATGTGAACAATTTTTTGGCGAACCTGCCTGCTGCCAAAGTTACTGAATCACTGAAAAAGAGCCTTGCAGGAGAAGCCAGATTCATTCGTGCATACTATTATCTTGCAATGGTGAAACGGTACGGCGGCATCCCGGTCATCAAGGAGGTTCAGAATTATACCGGAGATAATGTAGCCGAACTTCAGGTAGCACGGAATACGGAAAAGGAAGTCTACGATTTTATTGCCAGCGACCTGGACGAGGCGGCATCATTGCTTCCTGAAACCAATGTAAAAGGAAGAGTGGGTAAATATGCGGCGCTGGCGCTAAAATCAAGAGCGATGCTCTATGCAGCATCGTCGGCGAAATACGGGAATGTATTGCTTGGCGGTATACTGGGAATTCCATCTGCCGAAGCGAGCAAATACTGGCAGGCTGCTATGGATGCTTCCAAGGCTGTGATTGCTTCAGGCCGGTTCGTGTTGTATGACAAAAATCCCAACAAGCAGGCAAATTTTGAGCAGTTGTTTTTGGACCGCGAGAACCCGGAAGCAATTTTGTCACGTTTCTTTTCCTATCCCGACAAAACCCACAATTACGACCGTAATGTAATCCCTTTTGGTATACGTGGGCCTGACGGATATAGCTCGGGCGTGGGCCCGACGCTGGAACTGGTGGAGCAATACGAATATACCGACGGCACGCCCGGTACACTGAAAACAGGCACGCCCGAAAATCCGGTGTACTATACCAACCCCACCGATTTGTTCAAGAATTTTGACCCCAGAATGCGTGCGACGGTCATTGTCCCTTTTGATGAATGGAAAGGCAATGTTATTGACATACAAGCCGGAATTTACGACCAGGGCAAAAAGTGGGAAAGCGGCGATTATTCGGCGCTGTATAACCTGAGTACGCACCAGCCGGACAATACCAACGGAACTTTACATATTGTAGGTTTGAGCGGTTTTGGGACTGTGGGGTCTGAAAAGTCAGCGTCAGGATTCTATGTGAAGAAATATATGGACCCAAGCCTGGAACGGTCGAGGGTAAGAACACAAGGGTCGTCTCAGCCATGGGTTGAACTGCGATACGCGGAAGTATTGCTCAATTATGCGGAGGCTGCAATTGAACTGGGGCTTACCGACCAGGCCGGAGAAAAAATCAACTTGGTCCGTGCAAGGGCTGGTATACTTCCTCTTAAAAACGAGTCTGTTACGATTGATAAGGTCCGTCATGAAAGGCTTGTTGAACTGGCTTTCGAAAATCACAGATGGTGGGATTACAGAAGATGGAGGTTGTCCGATAAGTTGTTCAACAATACCAAGCCTACTGCTCTAAAACCTTACTACGACGTGGAAAAGAAAGCGTACCGTTTTGAGCGCGCGGTTAGTATTTCCTATAAAACGTTTGGTGTGGAAGTGTATTATGAGCGCATCGATCCGGCGGAGCTTTCCAAAAACCCCAAACTGGTACAAAATCCCAACTACTGA
- a CDS encoding SusC/RagA family TonB-linked outer membrane protein, with protein sequence MMRYLKTILALWTIKRMLGQFLIVGFLVGNSFTNRTLAQDLLQRKVTISVKQKEIKEVLSELEGSIGVKFVYGSRSQSHRKVTLDIVNRPLREALETLFKPAKISSKVISGRVVISIEPFVLEPSSLINPENQIQERIVSGLVRDEQGEALPGVSVVIRNTQRGTVTDVEGKYSVTVPEGYTSLIFSFVGYILQELSIGNRSVVDVSLEADTKALDEVVVVGYGTQKIANVTGAVASISSKDVKGIPTSNLVTGLAGKLPGLRVTQNSSEPGSYNTRFDIRGFGSPLIVVDGLVMDAINFARINPNDIAEITVLKDASAAIYGVKAANGVILVTTKKGEVGKPRISYLGYYQINKVTNTPRPYNAYEFAVISTENEINTGRPPGSTTFSREDLEKYRNGTNPGTNWYGLVMRDRTPMKNHTVSVSGGSEHIKYFTSLGFLDEMGLWKSGDLNYKKYNVRSNVTGQITDDLEVVVSIDALLDNKNEPGAPAYVDGGIGGTYFSLFMQNPTVPVYANNNKDYLSDTFDGQHPLAITDASIGGYTKTKNKTFQGSFALNYKLPWIKGLTGKVLFGVYNQDRLLKSWKPKFLMYTYNKEADSYINSSTKNNPSNMSEDYSTFQRITTQGQLTYNTVLAKNHSIKAALVFEERREQSDNVFAKKEFDLNVDQLFAGLSKNAVVNSNNIFKNGNQNVIGRLNYDFMAKYLVEFGFNYGGSSKFPKGKRWGFFPYASAGWRISDESFFKDLVPVVSNLKLRASWGEMGDDGASSFQFLTGYTYPRGNYFFNDGIVSGLGFRGIPNPNITWYTVTSKNIGVDLDVNNGIFNMSLDLFQRDRSGLLATRVLTIPGTVGANLPQENLNKDLRRGFELVLGHAKRSGDFKYSVSGTITYTRGRMSYIERVPDANSYVNWRNNMTDRWDNQTWGYKYIGQFQTQEEILGSPLQDNQGNKTMRPGDLKYEDVNKDGIIDDMDVVPIGRGNIPDINFGISGSASYKQFDANILFQGASNFNYNFQSGTWYMGGPLPWAGRNGLSYFTDRWHHEDVYDVNSPWVAGRFPSTGYPGSNRWNSEFWLQSAKYMRLKSLEIGYTIKPSLPGRIGAENVRIYMSAFNLFTWTKLKYVDPERGTELTYPITKNYNLGVNITF encoded by the coding sequence ATGATGAGATATCTAAAAACCATATTAGCTCTTTGGACCATAAAAAGAATGCTTGGTCAGTTCCTAATCGTTGGATTTCTCGTAGGCAATAGTTTTACCAACCGGACCCTCGCCCAGGATCTTTTGCAGCGAAAAGTAACGATCTCCGTTAAGCAGAAGGAAATTAAAGAGGTGCTTTCTGAGCTGGAAGGCAGTATTGGGGTTAAATTTGTATATGGTTCCCGGTCTCAAAGTCATCGGAAGGTTACCCTTGATATTGTCAATAGACCATTGCGGGAGGCTTTGGAGACGCTCTTCAAGCCAGCAAAGATTAGCAGCAAGGTAATTTCCGGCAGAGTTGTTATCAGTATCGAACCATTTGTCCTTGAACCCTCTTCTTTGATCAACCCCGAAAATCAAATTCAGGAGCGTATCGTATCCGGATTGGTCCGTGATGAACAAGGGGAGGCTCTTCCAGGAGTGAGTGTAGTGATCAGGAATACGCAGCGTGGAACGGTTACAGATGTCGAAGGGAAGTATAGCGTTACGGTTCCGGAAGGCTATACCTCCCTGATATTCTCGTTCGTAGGTTACATACTGCAAGAGTTAAGCATTGGCAATCGGTCGGTTGTGGACGTTTCGCTTGAAGCGGACACGAAAGCGCTGGACGAAGTGGTTGTGGTGGGTTATGGTACACAGAAAATTGCGAACGTAACAGGCGCAGTCGCCTCTATTAGCAGCAAGGACGTAAAGGGTATACCCACTTCGAACCTTGTTACGGGTCTTGCCGGAAAGTTACCGGGACTCCGTGTGACCCAGAATTCGAGCGAACCAGGATCTTATAACACGCGGTTTGACATCCGGGGCTTCGGAAGTCCTCTTATCGTAGTCGACGGTTTAGTGATGGATGCGATTAATTTTGCCAGGATCAACCCCAATGACATTGCCGAAATTACTGTACTTAAAGACGCCTCGGCGGCTATTTACGGGGTGAAAGCTGCCAACGGGGTGATTCTGGTGACCACCAAAAAAGGGGAAGTTGGCAAGCCACGGATCAGTTATCTGGGCTATTATCAGATTAATAAAGTTACAAATACGCCACGGCCTTATAATGCATACGAGTTTGCAGTCATCAGTACCGAAAATGAAATCAATACTGGGCGTCCTCCGGGATCGACAACCTTTTCCAGGGAGGATCTCGAAAAATACCGTAATGGCACCAACCCAGGAACAAATTGGTATGGATTGGTAATGCGTGACCGCACACCTATGAAAAATCATACGGTGAGCGTTTCAGGAGGGAGCGAACACATTAAGTATTTTACTTCGCTGGGGTTTTTGGATGAAATGGGGTTATGGAAAAGCGGGGACCTGAACTATAAAAAATATAACGTCAGGTCCAATGTTACCGGCCAGATCACAGATGATCTGGAAGTAGTGGTTAGCATTGACGCGCTTCTTGACAATAAAAACGAACCCGGAGCACCGGCGTATGTTGACGGGGGAATTGGGGGGACGTACTTTTCGCTCTTTATGCAGAACCCCACGGTACCGGTTTACGCCAACAATAACAAAGACTACCTCAGTGACACTTTTGATGGACAACATCCATTGGCAATCACAGACGCAAGCATAGGCGGCTACACCAAGACAAAGAATAAGACGTTCCAGGGAAGTTTTGCATTAAACTATAAACTGCCATGGATTAAAGGTTTGACTGGCAAAGTTTTGTTTGGGGTTTACAATCAGGACCGGCTTTTGAAATCCTGGAAGCCTAAGTTTTTGATGTATACCTACAATAAGGAAGCGGACTCTTATATCAATTCCAGTACAAAGAATAATCCTTCGAACATGTCCGAGGATTATTCCACTTTTCAGAGAATAACCACACAGGGGCAGCTAACTTATAATACGGTTCTGGCTAAAAATCATAGCATTAAAGCCGCGCTTGTGTTCGAAGAAAGACGCGAGCAATCGGATAATGTCTTTGCGAAAAAAGAATTTGATCTGAACGTTGACCAACTTTTTGCAGGTCTGTCCAAGAATGCTGTCGTCAATTCGAACAACATTTTTAAAAATGGTAACCAGAATGTCATCGGAAGGCTCAACTATGATTTCATGGCTAAGTACCTTGTGGAATTTGGCTTTAACTACGGTGGATCGTCGAAATTTCCAAAGGGCAAGCGCTGGGGCTTTTTTCCATACGCTTCTGCGGGCTGGCGGATATCGGATGAAAGCTTTTTTAAGGATCTTGTCCCCGTTGTTTCCAATCTTAAACTACGCGCTTCGTGGGGAGAAATGGGAGATGACGGAGCCTCTTCCTTTCAGTTCCTGACAGGCTATACCTACCCACGGGGTAATTACTTTTTCAATGATGGAATTGTTTCCGGACTTGGCTTTAGAGGTATACCCAACCCCAATATTACCTGGTACACGGTTACTTCCAAAAACATCGGGGTCGACCTGGACGTAAACAACGGGATATTCAATATGTCCCTTGACCTGTTTCAGCGTGACCGGTCCGGCCTGCTGGCGACGAGGGTGCTGACGATCCCGGGAACAGTTGGCGCGAACTTGCCGCAAGAGAATTTGAATAAAGATCTGAGGCGAGGTTTCGAACTGGTACTGGGCCATGCTAAAAGAAGTGGTGATTTCAAATATTCCGTGTCCGGTACGATAACGTATACACGTGGCCGTATGTCCTACATTGAGAGAGTGCCTGACGCGAACTCTTATGTGAATTGGAGAAATAATATGACCGACAGGTGGGATAATCAGACTTGGGGCTATAAATATATAGGCCAGTTCCAGACTCAGGAAGAAATTCTGGGCTCCCCTCTGCAAGATAATCAGGGAAATAAAACGATGAGACCCGGCGATCTTAAATACGAAGACGTAAACAAAGATGGCATCATAGACGATATGGACGTTGTGCCGATTGGCAGGGGGAACATTCCTGATATTAACTTTGGAATTAGCGGATCAGCAAGCTACAAGCAATTTGACGCGAACATTCTTTTTCAGGGTGCATCTAATTTTAACTACAATTTCCAGTCAGGAACGTGGTATATGGGAGGACCTTTACCATGGGCAGGCCGTAATGGGTTAAGTTACTTTACCGACAGATGGCACCATGAGGACGTGTATGACGTCAATAGCCCCTGGGTTGCGGGAAGGTTTCCGTCGACAGGTTATCCGGGATCAAACAGGTGGAACTCAGAATTTTGGCTACAAAGTGCCAAGTACATGCGCTTGAAGAGCCTCGAAATCGGGTACACGATCAAGCCATCTTTGCCGGGAAGAATCGGAGCCGAAAACGTAAGGATTTATATGAGCGCTTTTAACCTCTTCACCTGGACGAAGTTAAAGTATGTTGATCCGGAACGTGGAACTGAGCTCACTTACCCGATTACCAAAAACTACAATTTGGGTGTTAATATAACTTTTTAA